A window of the Verrucomicrobiota bacterium genome harbors these coding sequences:
- a CDS encoding DUF4230 domain-containing protein, with the protein MFKRLLVIAAILVAIIFGLWLASVLPRLAGFGSAPKVYNTATLLKQVQTLSQLVTVKYVMEKIVVLEDPPKNLLGQAFAGESRVLLVAHGIVKAGVDLSELKPADLQVMEKKVVLTLPPSQITDVYLDDKQTKIVERTTGFLRSFDKDLEQTARQNAVDDIRRAARSGGILKDADERAQAQLKNLFKQLGYTVEFRSP; encoded by the coding sequence ATGTTCAAAAGGCTGCTGGTCATCGCCGCAATTCTCGTGGCGATCATTTTTGGTCTCTGGCTGGCAAGTGTCTTGCCGCGCCTGGCCGGATTTGGTTCGGCTCCCAAAGTTTACAACACGGCCACTCTGCTCAAGCAGGTGCAGACGCTTTCACAACTGGTCACCGTCAAGTATGTCATGGAAAAAATCGTCGTGCTGGAGGACCCGCCCAAAAATCTGCTGGGTCAGGCGTTCGCGGGTGAAAGCCGGGTTCTCTTGGTGGCGCATGGCATCGTCAAGGCCGGCGTGGATTTGAGCGAGCTCAAGCCCGCCGACTTGCAAGTGATGGAGAAGAAAGTCGTCCTCACGCTTCCGCCGTCGCAAATCACTGACGTCTATCTGGATGACAAACAAACCAAGATTGTCGAACGCACGACCGGGTTCTTGCGGAGTTTCGACAAAGACCTGGAACAAACCGCCCGCCAGAATGCCGTGGATGACATCCGCCGCGCCGCGCGTAGCGGAGGTATTTTGAAGGACGCGGATGAACGGGCGCAGGCGCAGCTGAAGAATCTGTTCAAACAACTGGGCTACACGGTGGAATTCCGTTCTCCGTGA
- the hemB gene encoding porphobilinogen synthase: MNLHAVGQFPAYRPRRLRQSPVLRRLVSETQLSVAQLVLPMFVRSGRKVRRPVAAMPGVFQLSPDELVREATRAQEMGVPAVLLFGIPDRKDAKASGAYAANGIVQQAVRRLKHELPDLLVITDVCLCEYMEHGHCGIVQRDKTGGRILNDPSLKLLARAALSHAEAGADMVAPSDMMDGRVRVIREQLDKTGFPETPIMSYAAKFASAFYGPFREAAESAPKFGDRRSYQMDPANAAEALREVALDIQEGADIVMVKPALAYLDILHRVKAEFGYPTAAYAVSGEYSMIKAAASKGWIDERTVTLESLLAMRRAGADILITYAALDVARWLKEK; the protein is encoded by the coding sequence ATGAACTTGCATGCTGTGGGACAATTCCCCGCCTACCGTCCGCGGCGGCTGCGTCAATCGCCCGTCCTGCGCCGGCTCGTGAGCGAGACGCAATTGAGCGTCGCGCAACTGGTGTTGCCGATGTTCGTCCGCAGCGGACGCAAAGTGCGCCGCCCCGTCGCCGCAATGCCCGGCGTGTTTCAACTGTCACCTGATGAATTGGTGCGCGAGGCGACGCGGGCGCAGGAGATGGGCGTGCCGGCGGTCTTGTTGTTCGGCATTCCGGACCGCAAGGACGCCAAAGCTTCGGGTGCCTATGCGGCGAATGGCATCGTGCAACAAGCCGTGCGTCGTTTGAAACATGAGCTGCCGGACCTGCTCGTCATTACTGATGTCTGCCTCTGTGAGTACATGGAGCACGGGCATTGCGGCATCGTTCAGCGCGACAAAACTGGCGGGCGGATTCTGAACGATCCCTCGCTGAAGCTGCTCGCCCGCGCGGCGTTGAGCCACGCGGAAGCCGGCGCGGACATGGTGGCGCCGAGCGACATGATGGATGGCCGGGTGCGCGTCATCCGGGAACAACTGGACAAAACCGGTTTTCCCGAAACTCCCATCATGTCCTATGCGGCCAAGTTTGCGTCCGCTTTTTACGGACCGTTTCGCGAAGCGGCAGAGTCGGCGCCGAAATTTGGTGACCGACGCAGTTATCAGATGGACCCGGCCAACGCCGCGGAGGCGCTGCGCGAGGTTGCGTTGGACATTCAGGAAGGGGCGGACATCGTCATGGTCAAACCCGCGCTCGCGTACCTGGATATATTGCACCGTGTGAAAGCAGAATTTGGCTATCCCACGGCAGCGTATGCGGTGAGCGGTGAATATTCGATGATTAAAGCGGCGGCGTCCAAAGGCTGGATTGATGAGCGAACGGTCACTCTGGAAAGTCTGCTGGCCATGCGCCGTGCGGGTGCGGACATTTTGATCACCTACGCCGCTTTAGATGTTGCCCGTTGGCTCAAGGAAAAATAA
- a CDS encoding FHA domain-containing protein, whose protein sequence is MAKLVVLSEGFAGRSYELKVDKTTIGRVDDNTFPITEPSISSHHCEVLLRGNEVVVKDLGSTNGTFINGQKITEGVLKPGQILRLGQIEVRLESDTPGSTAKKTVDQTMVIPQGVKLNDLEQGPRTSGFDTTSKAFSKKTDKANKYFIVFGIIVAVIIAVLLFIALQQAK, encoded by the coding sequence ATGGCCAAACTCGTCGTGCTCAGTGAAGGATTTGCGGGACGTTCGTACGAGCTGAAGGTGGATAAAACCACCATCGGCCGGGTGGATGACAACACGTTTCCCATCACCGAACCCTCCATTTCCAGCCATCATTGTGAAGTGTTGTTGCGCGGCAATGAAGTGGTCGTCAAAGATCTCGGCTCCACGAACGGGACTTTCATCAACGGCCAGAAGATCACCGAAGGAGTGCTGAAGCCGGGCCAGATCCTCCGGCTCGGCCAGATTGAGGTGCGCTTGGAATCCGACACACCGGGCTCGACTGCCAAAAAAACGGTCGATCAAACCATGGTGATTCCGCAAGGGGTAAAGCTCAACGACCTGGAGCAAGGTCCGCGCACCAGCGGCTTCGATACGACTAGCAAGGCCTTTTCAAAGAAGACCGACAAAGCCAACAAGTACTTCATTGTTTTCGGAATTATTGTCGCGGTGATCATTGCGGTCCTGCTCTTCATCGCTCTGCAGCAGGCCAAATAA
- the carA gene encoding glutamine-hydrolyzing carbamoyl-phosphate synthase small subunit, with amino-acid sequence MKAILALEDGTVFHGAGFGARASTCGEVCFNTSMTGYQEILTDPSYKGQIVTMTYPLIGNYGVNQQDVESWRPHVAGFVIRELSPVMSNWRADATLGDYLEQNEIPGIQGIDTRALTKKLRVRGALNGFISTEEMSDAQALSRAKSWPGLVGVDYVKDVTHSKPFLWDEKDEQSASFNLVHGNVTADARTVRDPLPPADIPIVAYDFGMKYNILRRLRQHGFKVQVVPATTPAAAALNFKPAGIFLSNGPGDPAALGYAVQATSDLVKSGIPIFGICLGHQILGQALGGKTFKLKFGHRGGNQPVKDLETGKVEITSQNHGFAVEASSLPSDVVVNRINLNDQTVEGMRHKTKPVFCVQYHPEASPGPHDSTPLFAEFRALIEKS; translated from the coding sequence ATGAAAGCAATTCTGGCGTTGGAAGACGGCACGGTGTTTCACGGAGCAGGTTTTGGCGCGCGCGCTTCGACCTGCGGCGAGGTTTGTTTCAACACTTCCATGACCGGCTATCAGGAGATTCTGACCGACCCATCTTACAAAGGCCAAATTGTAACGATGACCTATCCGCTCATCGGGAATTATGGCGTCAACCAGCAGGATGTGGAATCGTGGCGGCCGCACGTGGCGGGATTTGTCATTCGCGAACTCTCGCCCGTGATGAGCAACTGGCGCGCAGATGCCACGTTGGGCGACTACCTGGAACAAAACGAGATTCCGGGAATTCAAGGAATCGACACCCGCGCGCTCACCAAAAAACTCCGGGTGCGCGGAGCATTGAACGGTTTCATTTCGACCGAGGAAATGTCTGACGCCCAGGCTTTGTCGCGGGCAAAGAGCTGGCCAGGATTGGTGGGCGTGGACTACGTGAAGGACGTCACGCATTCCAAACCGTTCTTGTGGGACGAGAAAGATGAACAGAGCGCCAGTTTCAATCTCGTTCACGGAAACGTGACAGCCGACGCCCGCACCGTGCGCGATCCGCTGCCGCCGGCAGACATCCCGATTGTGGCTTACGATTTCGGCATGAAGTACAACATTCTGCGCCGGTTGCGCCAACACGGCTTCAAAGTCCAGGTTGTTCCTGCCACCACACCCGCCGCTGCGGCGCTGAATTTCAAGCCGGCGGGAATTTTTCTCTCGAACGGGCCAGGCGATCCGGCGGCGCTCGGTTACGCCGTACAAGCCACCAGCGATCTGGTCAAGAGCGGGATTCCGATCTTTGGCATTTGTCTGGGTCACCAGATTCTCGGTCAGGCCTTGGGTGGTAAAACCTTCAAACTCAAGTTCGGCCATCGCGGCGGCAACCAGCCGGTGAAAGATCTGGAAACCGGCAAAGTGGAAATCACCTCGCAAAATCACGGGTTTGCCGTGGAGGCTTCGTCGTTGCCGTCAGATGTCGTTGTGAACCGCATCAACCTGAACGACCAGACCGTGGAAGGGATGCGGCACAAAACGAAACCGGTTTTTTGCGTGCAATATCACCCGGAGGCTTCACCGGGGCCGCATGATTCGACGCCGTTGTTCGCTGAATTTCGCGCGTTGATTGAAAAAAGTTGA
- a CDS encoding thioredoxin family protein has product MKKLITICSLLCWATLPLAIAAEGEWLTDLPKAQAKAKAEKKLVLMDFTGSDWCPPCKALHKNVLSSPEFIQFAKANLVLVEVDFPRSKPQSAALKKANQALSEKYAIEGYPTIIVLDADGNTLSKETGYGGTAAKDYVLKLEKLKKK; this is encoded by the coding sequence ATGAAAAAACTGATCACGATTTGCTCGCTTCTATGTTGGGCGACCTTGCCACTTGCAATCGCCGCCGAAGGCGAGTGGTTGACCGATCTCCCCAAGGCGCAAGCCAAAGCCAAGGCTGAAAAGAAACTGGTGCTGATGGATTTTACCGGCTCGGATTGGTGTCCGCCGTGCAAGGCGTTGCACAAAAATGTGCTTTCGTCGCCGGAGTTCATCCAATTTGCCAAGGCAAACCTGGTGTTGGTCGAAGTGGATTTTCCGCGGAGCAAACCGCAAAGCGCCGCGTTGAAAAAGGCCAACCAGGCATTGTCGGAGAAGTACGCCATCGAAGGTTATCCCACCATCATCGTGCTGGACGCTGACGGGAACACGTTGAGCAAGGAAACGGGTTACGGCGGGACGGCCGCAAAAGATTACGTCCTGAAATTGGAAAAGTTGAAGAAAAAGTAA
- a CDS encoding thioredoxin family protein produces MKTIVICLLTAWAALQSFAAEAEWLTDLPQAQAKAKAENKLVLMDFTGSDWCGWCIKFNKEVLATPEFAEYAAKNLVLVELDFPRKKQQPAQLKRANKALQVKYKVDGFPTFVVLNSAGNQIGKQVGYSEGGPKAFIAKLEGFKKKQS; encoded by the coding sequence ATGAAAACGATTGTCATCTGTTTGCTTACGGCGTGGGCCGCTCTGCAATCTTTCGCTGCGGAAGCCGAGTGGTTGACCGACCTTCCCCAAGCGCAAGCCAAAGCCAAGGCGGAAAACAAGCTGGTGCTGATGGATTTCACCGGGTCGGACTGGTGCGGCTGGTGCATCAAATTCAACAAGGAAGTATTAGCGACGCCGGAGTTTGCCGAATACGCCGCCAAGAATCTGGTGTTGGTAGAACTGGACTTTCCCCGAAAGAAGCAACAACCCGCCCAGTTGAAGAGAGCCAACAAAGCGCTCCAAGTAAAATACAAAGTCGATGGTTTTCCAACCTTTGTGGTCTTAAACAGCGCCGGTAACCAGATCGGCAAGCAGGTCGGCTACTCGGAAGGCGGCCCCAAGGCTTTTATTGCCAAGCTGGAGGGGTTCAAAAAGAAACAGTCATAA
- a CDS encoding dihydroorotase, protein MNSLLLTGGRVIDPANRFDAVADVLILEGKIAAVGTEAGKKAPANIERRDVQGLVVCPGLIDLHVHLREPGQSAKETIATGTAAAARGGFTSIVCMPNTSPPIDNSGTVALIHEKSQREGVVNVFVTGAITKNIAGEELSPIGSLKNAGVVAITDDGHCVQNNDLMRRALEYAKMFDLPVMDHCQDYSLVTDGVMHEGYWSTALGLRGWPAAGEEMIVARNILLAELTGAHVHCQHLSAAGSVRLLREAKKRGVPISGEACPHHFTLTDVAIAGSEKFWESDGRRLSTTLNSQLSTLNLPSWPAYDTNFKMNPPLRSARDREGILEGLADGTIEILCSDHAPHCDYEKEVEFDYAPFGITGLETELPLSLMQLYHTKLLGLSDVIAKFTVAPARLLRLRKGTLTVGADADVTIFDPEADWIFEAGSTASKSRNNPFHGWPLKGKAVATIVSGEMVWHEQNEPAGV, encoded by the coding sequence ATGAATTCCTTGCTGCTCACCGGCGGACGCGTCATCGATCCGGCCAATCGTTTTGATGCCGTGGCGGACGTGCTGATATTGGAGGGAAAGATCGCGGCCGTCGGCACGGAGGCGGGAAAGAAAGCGCCGGCCAACATCGAAAGGAGAGACGTCCAGGGACTCGTGGTTTGTCCGGGGTTGATTGATCTGCATGTTCACCTGCGCGAACCGGGACAGTCGGCCAAGGAAACCATCGCCACGGGCACCGCGGCAGCGGCGCGCGGCGGATTCACGTCCATCGTCTGCATGCCAAACACCTCGCCGCCGATCGACAACTCCGGCACCGTCGCGCTCATTCACGAAAAATCCCAACGTGAAGGTGTCGTGAATGTCTTTGTGACGGGTGCGATCACCAAAAACATCGCCGGGGAGGAACTGTCGCCGATTGGCTCATTGAAAAACGCCGGGGTGGTGGCGATCACGGATGACGGGCACTGTGTGCAGAACAACGATTTGATGAGGCGCGCGCTCGAATACGCCAAAATGTTCGACCTGCCGGTCATGGATCATTGCCAGGATTATTCGCTAGTGACCGACGGCGTGATGCACGAAGGCTACTGGAGCACGGCGCTCGGCTTGCGTGGCTGGCCGGCCGCGGGCGAGGAGATGATCGTGGCGCGAAATATTCTGTTGGCGGAATTGACCGGCGCGCACGTCCATTGCCAGCATCTCAGCGCGGCGGGCAGCGTGCGGTTGCTGCGTGAGGCCAAGAAGCGCGGGGTGCCGATTTCCGGTGAAGCCTGCCCCCATCACTTCACGCTGACCGATGTGGCGATAGCTGGCAGCGAAAAATTCTGGGAAAGCGACGGGAGGCGATTGTCCACAACTCTCAACTCTCAGCTTTCAACTCTCAACCTTCCTTCGTGGCCCGCTTACGACACAAATTTCAAAATGAACCCGCCGTTGCGGTCGGCGCGCGACCGCGAGGGGATTCTCGAAGGTCTGGCCGATGGCACGATTGAGATCCTTTGCAGCGATCACGCTCCGCATTGCGATTACGAAAAGGAAGTGGAGTTCGACTATGCTCCGTTCGGCATCACGGGTTTGGAAACGGAACTGCCGCTCTCCCTGATGCAGCTTTATCACACGAAGTTGCTGGGTCTCAGCGATGTGATCGCCAAATTCACCGTCGCGCCGGCCAGATTGCTGCGCCTGCGGAAAGGCACGTTGACCGTGGGTGCCGATGCGGATGTGACGATCTTTGATCCTGAGGCGGACTGGATTTTTGAAGCCGGGTCCACCGCCAGCAAATCACGCAACAATCCGTTCCACGGCTGGCCGTTGAAAGGGAAAGCCGTTGCGACCATTGTCAGTGGAGAAATGGTCTGGCATGAACAAAACGAGCCGGCGGGAGTCTAA
- a CDS encoding sodium:proton antiporter — MESAAATPNPWMILPFGLLLATIAVAPVAIPKWWHKHFPKVAYALGAITLCYYLFGLHAHQRVLHTAHEYVSFIALIGSLYVVSGGIHITVKGEATPFVNVVFLFVGAVIANLLGTTGASMLLIRPWLRMNKYRVTAHHVVFFIFIVSNVGGCLTPIGDPPLFLGYLKGIPFWWVAEHCWPMWAVGVAILLLMFFAVDHVNYLRAPKPVRERETAHETWKFEGMPNLFFLAVILLAVFINQPPFLRELLMVAASLGSYFTTRKSVHEANDFNFHPIQEVAILFVGIFATMMPALDWLEANASLLADPSPAFFYWSCGSLSSVLDNAPTYLSFFSALMGAVNDADVPHLLATQTIDVVAVSVAAVFFGANTYIGNGPNFMVKAIADHNKIHTPTFLGFIFKYTLPYMLPMLLIVWWLFFRD, encoded by the coding sequence ATGGAATCGGCAGCCGCGACGCCCAACCCCTGGATGATTTTGCCGTTCGGCCTGTTGCTGGCCACGATTGCAGTCGCGCCGGTGGCAATTCCAAAATGGTGGCACAAACATTTTCCCAAAGTCGCCTATGCGTTGGGCGCGATCACGCTTTGCTATTACCTCTTCGGGTTGCACGCCCATCAACGCGTGCTACACACCGCGCACGAATACGTCAGCTTCATTGCGTTGATCGGTTCGCTCTACGTCGTCTCCGGCGGCATTCACATCACCGTCAAGGGTGAGGCCACGCCGTTCGTCAACGTCGTGTTTCTCTTCGTCGGCGCAGTCATCGCCAATCTCCTCGGTACCACAGGCGCCTCGATGCTGCTGATCCGTCCCTGGCTGCGCATGAACAAATACCGCGTCACCGCGCATCACGTCGTCTTTTTCATTTTCATCGTCTCAAACGTCGGCGGCTGTCTCACGCCCATCGGTGATCCGCCATTGTTTCTCGGCTATTTGAAAGGAATCCCGTTCTGGTGGGTGGCGGAACACTGCTGGCCGATGTGGGCGGTGGGCGTCGCCATTTTATTGCTGATGTTTTTCGCCGTGGACCATGTGAATTATCTCCGCGCGCCCAAGCCGGTTCGCGAACGTGAAACTGCCCATGAAACCTGGAAGTTCGAAGGCATGCCGAATCTGTTTTTTCTGGCGGTCATTCTTCTCGCGGTCTTCATCAATCAGCCTCCCTTTCTGCGCGAACTCCTGATGGTCGCTGCCTCGCTCGGGTCATACTTTACGACGCGCAAGTCGGTGCATGAAGCCAACGATTTCAATTTTCATCCCATTCAGGAAGTAGCCATCCTCTTTGTGGGAATTTTTGCGACGATGATGCCGGCACTGGACTGGTTGGAAGCCAACGCGAGCCTGCTGGCCGACCCGTCACCTGCGTTCTTCTATTGGAGTTGTGGTTCACTTTCCAGCGTGCTGGACAACGCACCCACGTATCTGAGTTTCTTCAGTGCGCTGATGGGTGCGGTTAATGACGCCGATGTGCCTCATCTATTGGCGACACAGACAATCGACGTTGTGGCGGTGAGCGTCGCGGCGGTGTTTTTTGGCGCAAACACCTACATCGGCAATGGCCCGAACTTCATGGTCAAAGCCATCGCCGACCACAACAAAATCCACACGCCCACCTTCCTCGGTTTCATTTTCAAATACACCTTGCCTTACATGCTGCCGATGTTGCTGATCGTTTGGTGGCTTTTTTTCCGCGATTAA
- a CDS encoding serine/threonine protein kinase: protein MSNEGPKPEAQKPLRMVTCGSCGAKVFIPGDLAPLATAPCPKCKHPVMMPMMLRQFELRAFIASGGMATVYRAFDTTLEREVAVKLMKHELLNDTKALESFYREARACASLNHTNIIHIYTFNELDGLRYLVMELADRGSLDSRITRQQRLPELDVLDIGIKVASALDTALKHNLLHLDIKPGNILFDAAGEPKLIDFGLARKVEADVTQEQAAWGTPYYVAPEKIKREPETFLSDMYSLGGTLYHALTGHVPFEAPTVDEVVAAHVHTPLTPPNHVVPEITRPTSDALQRALAKNPADRFPSYFEFRLALEDARGNLLRQHYNQPPPPPSGSSGKSWWRR, encoded by the coding sequence ATGTCGAACGAAGGACCAAAACCCGAAGCGCAGAAGCCGCTCCGCATGGTGACTTGCGGTAGTTGCGGGGCCAAAGTCTTTATTCCGGGCGACCTGGCGCCGCTGGCCACCGCGCCGTGCCCCAAATGCAAGCATCCGGTCATGATGCCGATGATGCTCCGGCAATTTGAACTGCGCGCTTTCATTGCTTCCGGCGGAATGGCCACCGTCTATCGGGCGTTTGACACCACCTTGGAGCGGGAGGTGGCGGTCAAGCTGATGAAGCATGAGTTGCTCAACGATACGAAGGCCTTGGAGAGTTTTTACCGGGAAGCGCGGGCGTGTGCCTCGCTGAATCACACGAACATCATCCACATCTACACCTTTAACGAATTGGACGGGCTGCGGTATCTGGTGATGGAACTGGCCGACCGGGGCAGTCTCGACAGCCGCATTACCCGGCAGCAGCGATTACCGGAACTGGACGTTTTGGACATTGGAATCAAAGTGGCGTCGGCCCTCGACACAGCGCTCAAACACAACCTGCTGCATCTAGACATCAAGCCGGGCAACATTTTGTTTGATGCGGCTGGCGAACCCAAGTTGATCGATTTCGGTCTGGCCCGCAAGGTGGAGGCGGATGTCACTCAAGAACAAGCCGCTTGGGGAACGCCGTATTACGTGGCACCGGAAAAAATCAAGCGCGAGCCGGAAACTTTTTTGTCGGACATGTACAGCCTGGGCGGGACGCTTTACCATGCGCTGACGGGCCATGTGCCATTTGAAGCTCCGACGGTGGATGAAGTCGTCGCCGCGCACGTTCACACACCCCTGACCCCGCCGAACCACGTCGTCCCGGAAATTACCAGACCAACAAGTGATGCGTTGCAGCGTGCGCTGGCCAAGAATCCAGCGGATCGATTCCCTAGCTATTTTGAATTTCGATTGGCGCTGGAAGACGCTCGCGGCAACTTGCTGAGGCAACACTATAATCAGCCCCCGCCAC